In Miscanthus floridulus cultivar M001 chromosome 5, ASM1932011v1, whole genome shotgun sequence, one genomic interval encodes:
- the LOC136449481 gene encoding DEAD-box ATP-dependent RNA helicase 39-like, with protein MAMAGAAAAGRCLLLSRPSPFRLRLLRAALSTAAPTLGPTSTPAPPPRHELLLERLRLRHLKDASSPGVPRPASRTAERSSQQGKGKRVEAAESFEELGLGEEVMAALGEMGISKPTEIQCVGVPAVLAGTSVVLGSHTGSGKTLAYLLPLVQLLRRDEAMLGMSMKPRRPRAVVLCPTRELTEQVYRVAKSISHHARFRSTMVSGGTRLRPQEDSLNMPVDMVVGTPGRILDHTKDGNMVYGDIKYLVLDEADTMFDQGFGPDIRKFLAPLKNRATKPGDQGFQTVLVTATMTKAVQKLIDEEFEGIVHLRTSSFQKRVSTARHDFIKLSGAENKLEALLQVLEPSLAKGNKVMVFCNTLNSSRAVDHFLTENQISTVNYHGEVPAEERVENLNKFRNEEGDCPTLVCTDLAARGLDLDVDHVIMFDFPSNSIDYLHRTGRTARMGAKGKVTSIVAKKDVALATRIEEAMKKNESLEALTTNNVRRAASPQSASTKGRPSRLVKTSNALKVVNQKGRRGVALSSKSSRTPKDTTSTRRRSPPKSQAKTTKSAAPQKAKLVKPSQSSTKVSKSKAKPEGRKSKSDALNKLGTKLSVVGFRGRSSGKSAQSS; from the exons ATGGCGatggccggcgccgccgccgcgggtcGCTGCCTCCTCCTCTCCCGACCGTCCCCTTTCCGGCTCCGCCTCCTCCGCGCCGCCCTCTCCACCGCCGCCCCCACCCTCGGCCCCACCTCCACTCCCGCTCCCCCTCCGCGGCACGAGCTCCTCCTCgagcgcctccgcctccgccacctCAAGGACGCCTCGTCCCCTGGCGTCCCGAGGCCCGCCTCGAGGACCGCGGAGCGGAGCTCGCagcaggggaaggggaagagggtCGAGGCCGCCGAGAGCTTCGAGGAGCTCGGCCTCGGGGAGGAGGTGATGGCCGCGCTCGGGGAGATGGGCATCTCCAAGCCCACGGAGATCCAGTGCGTTGGCGTGCCTGCGGTGCTGGCCGGCACCAGCGTCGTGCTCGGCTCCCACACTGGCTCCGGGAAGACGCTCGCCTACTTGCTCCCTCTTGTTCAG CTACTTCGGCGTGATGAAGCAATGCTGGGGATGTCAATGAAGCCAAGGCGGCCAAGAGCAGTAGTACTCTGTCCCACTAGGGAGCTAACTGAGCAG GTTTATCGAGTTGCAAAGTCCATCAGCCATCATGCACGTTTTCGGTCAACGATGGTTAGTGGAGGCACCCGTCTAAGACCCCAGGAAGATTCTTTGAACATGCCCGTTGACATGGTTGTTGGTACTCCTGGAAGGATTCTTGATCATACCAAGGATGGTAACATGGTTTATGGTGATATTAAGTATCTG GTTCTGGATGAGGCAGATACAATGTTTGATCAAGGCTTTGGACCAGACATACGGAAGTTCCTTGCTCCATTGAAGAATCGTGCTACAAAGCCTGGTGATCAAGGTTTCCAAACAGTATTAGTCACTGCTACTATGACAAAG GCTGTGCAAAAATTGATTGATGAGGAATTTGAAGGTATTGTCCATTTGCGGACATCATCATTTCAAAAGAGAGTTTCAACAGCACGGCATGACTTTATCAAACTTTCTGGAGCAGAAAACAAACTTGAGGCTCTTCTGCAG GTTCTTGAGCCAAGCTTGGCAAAGGGAAACAAAGTTATGGTGTTCTGTAATACTTTAAATTCAAGTCGTGCAGTGGACCATTTTCTAACTGAAAATCAGATATCCACTGTTAACTATCATGGAGAGGTTCCAGCTGAAGAGAG AGTTGAGAACCTGAACAAGTTCCGTAATGAAGAGGGGGATTGCCCAACATTAGTATGCACTGATCTGGCAGCTAGAGGCCTGGACCTGGATGTTGACCATGTCATTATGTTTGACTTCCCATCGAATTCA ATTGATTACCTTCACAGAACCGGAAGAACTGCACGCATGGGAGCCAAAG GGAAAGTTACAAGCATTGTGGCTAAGAAGGATGTAGCTTTAGCTACACGGATTGaagaggccatgaagaaaaatGAGAGCTTggaagctctcacaactaacaaTGTCAGAAGGGCTGCCAGCCCGCAGAGTGCGAGCACCAAAGGGAGGCCCTCAAGGTTGGTTAAGACTTCAAATGCTCTTAAAGTTGTCAATCAGAAGGGTAGAAGGGGGGTTGCGCTATCTAGCAAGTCATCCCGGACTCCCAAGGATACAACTTCAACCCGAAGGCGCTCACCGCCGAAGAGCCAGGCAAAGACAACAAAATCGGCAGCACCTCAGAAAGCCAAGCTGGTGAAACCTTCTCAGAGCAGCACAAAGGTCTCGAAGAGCAAAGCAAAACCCGAGGGCCGAAAATCAAAGAGTGATGCTCTGAACAAGTTGGGAACTAAGCTAAGTGTGGTCGGATTTAGAGGGCGCAGCTCAGGCAAATCAGCGCAATCTTCATAA
- the LOC136449487 gene encoding 17.5 kDa class II heat shock protein-like: protein MDARMFGLETPLMVALQHLLDVPDGDAGAAGGDKAGSGAAGGATRTYVRDARAMAATPADVKELPGAYAFVVDMPGLGTGDIKVQVEDERVLVISGERRREEREDAKYLRMERRMGKFMRKFVLPDNADMDKISAVCRDGVLTVTVEKLPPPEPKKPKNIEVKVA from the coding sequence atGGACGCGAGGATGTTCGGTCTCGAGACCCCCCTGATGGTGGCACTGCAGCACCTGCTGGACGTGCCCGACGGCGACGCCGGCGCGGCGGGCGGCGACAAGGCGGGCTCCGGCGCGGCGGGCGGGGCCACGCGCACCTACGTGCGCGACGCGCGCGCCATGGCGGCCACCCCGGCCGACGTCAAGGAGCTGCCCGGCGCGTACGCGTTCGTGGTGGACATGCCGGGGCTGGGCACGGGCGACATCAAGGTGCAGGTGGAGGACGAGCGGGTGCTGGTGATCAGCGGCGAGCGGCGCCGGGAGGAGCGCGAGGACGCTAAGTACCTGCGCATGGAGCGGcggatgggcaagttcatgcGCAAGTTCGTGCTGCCGGACAACGCCGACATGGACAAGATCTCGGCGGTGTGCAGGGACGGCGTGCTCACGGTGACTGTCGAGAAGCTGCCCCCGCCCGAGCCCAAGAAGCCCAAGAACATCGAGGTCAAGGTTGCCTGA
- the LOC136449486 gene encoding 17.5 kDa class II heat shock protein, whose protein sequence is MDGRMFGLETPLMVALQHLLDVPDGDAGAAGGDKAGSGAAGGATRTYVRDARAMAATPADVKELPGAYAFVVDMPGLGTGDIKVQVEDERVLVISGERRREEREDAKYLRMERRMGKFMRKFVLPENADMDKISAVCRDGVLTVTVEKLPPPEPKKPKTIEVKVA, encoded by the coding sequence ATGGACGGGAGGATGTTCGGGCTGGAGACTCCCCTGATGGTGGCGCTGCAGCACCTGCTGGACGTGCCCGACGGCGACGCCGGCGCGGCGGGCGGCGACAAGGCGGGCTCCGGCGCGGCGGGCGGGGCCACGCGCACCTACGTCCGCGACGCGCGCGCCATGGCGGCCACCCCGGCCGACGTCAAGGAGCTGCCCGGCGCGTACGCGTTCGTGGTGGACATGCCGGGGCTGGGCACGGGCGACATCAAGGTGCAGGTGGAGGACGAGCGGGTGCTGGTGATCAGCGGCGAGCGGCGCCGGGAGGAGCGCGAGGACGCCAAGTACCTGCGCATGGAGCGGcggatgggcaagttcatgcGCAAGTTCGTGCTGCCGGAGAACGCCGACATGGACAAGATCTCGGCGGTGTGCAGGGACGGCGTGCTCACGGTCACCGTCGAGAAGCTGCCCCCGCCCGAGCCCAAGAAGCCCAAGACCATCGAGGTCAAGGTCGCCTGA
- the LOC136449482 gene encoding polynucleotide 5'-hydroxyl-kinase NOL9-like isoform X1, producing the protein MAGARTTPTRTPPRSSSPAPRTEAVVPPYWSSAVSTVSSHPTPPVVVVCGPKNSGKSTFSRVLLNALLPRHGKVGYLDTDVGQPEFGPPGCLSFTVVDEPIADLLNPTLQEAERCYFFGDISSKRDPEAYLNCLFHLYDYFVGKYRCDKNEMLPLIVNTPGWVKGAGFDMLVEMLRYICPTIVVQIRITMQSKNLPDGVFWLDGGQTGPKMIIIDAAFHDASNRSLLIQKDSGGMRERRLVEYLKQCFPSNISLSTNKELAHALASLPPYQVLFSDVTVVHLHCEVPAGEIWRSLNATIVGLAVSNASEGTRSVPYCVGLGIVRGVDVQKGLLYLITPVPLQQLQSVDLLQQGLIEIPTTLLQVRGCVSPYMSTNVLHKISERDLYAG; encoded by the exons ATGGCCGGCGCCCGCACGACGCCGACGAGGACACCGCCGCGGTCGTCTTCCCCGGCGCCCCGCACTGAGGCGGTAGTCCCGCCGTACTGGTCCTCCGCTGTATCGACCGTCTCCTCCCACCCCACGCCCCCGGTGGTGGTCGTGTGCGGGCCCAAGAACAGCGGCAAGTCCACCTTCTCCCGCGTCCTCCTCAACGCGCTGCTCCCCAG GCATGGTAAGGTTGGTTATCTGGACACCGACGTTGGGCAGCCGGAGTTTGGGCCGCCGGGGTGCCTCTCATTCACTGTCGTTGACGAACCTATCGCAG ATTTGCTGAACCCAACACTACAGGAAGCTGAAAG GTGCTACTTCTTTGGTGACATTTCTTCGAAAAGAGATCCAGAAGCATATCTTAATTGCCTATTCCATTTGTATGACTACTTTGTTGGAAAATATCGATGCGATAAGAATGAAATGCTGCCACTAATTGTCAATACTCCTGGATGGGTAAAAG GTGCTGGTTTTGATATGCTTGTAGAGATGCTAAGGTATATCTGCCCCACAATAGTTGTTCAGATACGCATCACAATGCAGAGCAAGAATCTCCCTGATGGAGTGTTTTGGCTAGATGGTGGGCAAACAGGACCTAAGATGATTATCATCGATGCTGCATTCCATGATGCCTCGAATAGATC GTTGTTAATTCAGAAAGATTCAGGTGGCATGCGTGAACGCCGACTTGTGGAGTACTTGAAGCAATGTTTTCCAAGCAACATATCTCTATCAACTAATAAGGAGCTTGCTCATGCACTAGCTTCACTTCCACCTTATCAAGTGCTATTTTCAGATGTTACAGTTGTGCATCTTCATTGCGAG GTACCTGCTGGTGAGATATGGCGTAGTCTGAACGCAACCATAGTTGGTTTGGCAGTTTCTAATGCATCCGAGGGAACCAGATCAGTGCCTTATTGTGTTGGGCTAG GCATCGTAAGGGGTGTTGACGTTCAAAAAGGCCTGTTATATCTAATAACTCCTGTCCCTCTCCAGCAATTGCAAAGCGTAGATCTTTTGCAACAGGGTCTCATTGAGATACCTACTACTCTTTTGCAG GTCCGCGGATGTGTGTCGCCATACATGTCGACAAATGTGCTTCACAAGATATCAGAAAGGGATTTATATGCTGGGTGA
- the LOC136449482 gene encoding polynucleotide 5'-hydroxyl-kinase NOL9-like isoform X2: MAGARTTPTRTPPRSSSPAPRTEAVVPPYWSSAVSTVSSHPTPPVVVVCGPKNSGKSTFSRVLLNALLPRHGKVGYLDTDVGQPEFGPPGCLSFTVVDEPIADLLNPTLQEAERCYFFGDISSKRDPEAYLNCLFHLYDYFVGKYRCDKNEMLPLIVNTPGWVKEMLRYICPTIVVQIRITMQSKNLPDGVFWLDGGQTGPKMIIIDAAFHDASNRSLLIQKDSGGMRERRLVEYLKQCFPSNISLSTNKELAHALASLPPYQVLFSDVTVVHLHCEVPAGEIWRSLNATIVGLAVSNASEGTRSVPYCVGLGIVRGVDVQKGLLYLITPVPLQQLQSVDLLQQGLIEIPTTLLQVRGCVSPYMSTNVLHKISERDLYAG, from the exons ATGGCCGGCGCCCGCACGACGCCGACGAGGACACCGCCGCGGTCGTCTTCCCCGGCGCCCCGCACTGAGGCGGTAGTCCCGCCGTACTGGTCCTCCGCTGTATCGACCGTCTCCTCCCACCCCACGCCCCCGGTGGTGGTCGTGTGCGGGCCCAAGAACAGCGGCAAGTCCACCTTCTCCCGCGTCCTCCTCAACGCGCTGCTCCCCAG GCATGGTAAGGTTGGTTATCTGGACACCGACGTTGGGCAGCCGGAGTTTGGGCCGCCGGGGTGCCTCTCATTCACTGTCGTTGACGAACCTATCGCAG ATTTGCTGAACCCAACACTACAGGAAGCTGAAAG GTGCTACTTCTTTGGTGACATTTCTTCGAAAAGAGATCCAGAAGCATATCTTAATTGCCTATTCCATTTGTATGACTACTTTGTTGGAAAATATCGATGCGATAAGAATGAAATGCTGCCACTAATTGTCAATACTCCTGGATGGGTAAAAG AGATGCTAAGGTATATCTGCCCCACAATAGTTGTTCAGATACGCATCACAATGCAGAGCAAGAATCTCCCTGATGGAGTGTTTTGGCTAGATGGTGGGCAAACAGGACCTAAGATGATTATCATCGATGCTGCATTCCATGATGCCTCGAATAGATC GTTGTTAATTCAGAAAGATTCAGGTGGCATGCGTGAACGCCGACTTGTGGAGTACTTGAAGCAATGTTTTCCAAGCAACATATCTCTATCAACTAATAAGGAGCTTGCTCATGCACTAGCTTCACTTCCACCTTATCAAGTGCTATTTTCAGATGTTACAGTTGTGCATCTTCATTGCGAG GTACCTGCTGGTGAGATATGGCGTAGTCTGAACGCAACCATAGTTGGTTTGGCAGTTTCTAATGCATCCGAGGGAACCAGATCAGTGCCTTATTGTGTTGGGCTAG GCATCGTAAGGGGTGTTGACGTTCAAAAAGGCCTGTTATATCTAATAACTCCTGTCCCTCTCCAGCAATTGCAAAGCGTAGATCTTTTGCAACAGGGTCTCATTGAGATACCTACTACTCTTTTGCAG GTCCGCGGATGTGTGTCGCCATACATGTCGACAAATGTGCTTCACAAGATATCAGAAAGGGATTTATATGCTGGGTGA